CCACGTGGTAGGACGCGTCGGCGAAGCTCGGCCGCCCGTCGCAGGTGCTCGGTGAGTGGGCGAGGATCTCGATCGGTCGCGGGGTGGGCCAGTTCAGGCTGATGTGGTTGTACTCGATGCCGACCGCGCCGCGCAGTTTCTGGCCGTTGTGCACCCCGGCTCCGGCCCAGATCCAGCTGTCCGCGTCCTCGATCACCATCGGGTTGTCGCCGGGGAAGCAGGCGTACATCGACCCGGCCAACGTGCTCTCCGGATCGGCGGCGGGCTGGTCCCGCCAGTTGCCGGTGACCAGGTCCTCCTGGCCCTTCTTGCCGAACAGCGGGTCCTCGTTGACGATCTTGTAGTCGATCTCCAGTCGCCGGTCGCCCAACGCGGTCGGACCGAAGCGAATCTTGCGGTAGACCTCGTTGGCCCCGAAGAACGCCAGGTTCACCCCGGCGTCCAGGCCACGGCGCACCGTCGCCCGCATGGCCCGCGACCAGTACTCGTCGTGGCCCTCGCTGATCACCGCGCGGGCCCCGTCCAGGTAGTGCTGGTCGGCGTCCAGTTCGATGTCGGTGGCATAGGCGACCGGGATCGCCTGGCGCTCGGCAAGGGACACCAGGGCGAGTTCGTCGTGGAAGAACAACGCCGCCCCGTTGGTGGCCCCATACGGACGGTCGAAGCTGACCGCCCGCGCCCGGCTGCCGAAGGTCCGGTCCTTGCCCAGGTACAGGCTGCGCCCACCCCACAGGTTGTAGGCCTGCTCGGTGGTCACCTCCTTGATCAGCACCACCCGACCGGCAACCGACGGGGTGCGCACCGTGATCGGCACCCAACTCTGCTTGCCGTTGTCCCCGTCCAGCCGCAGCAGGTAGCTGCCCGCGGGCCAGTCGGTGGTGGTCACGGTCAGGCTGGGCTTCCAGGGCGCGTAGTCGGTGAGTGTCGCCCTGATCTCCTTGGCCGGCGCTTGTTTCTCCCCGGCCACCGGCTGGGAGGTCCACACCTCGCGGGCGCGGTCCCCGCCATACCAACCGGCGCGGAACGCGTGCACGGTGAAGTGCGCGGCCGTGGTGGACACGTAGAGCGCGAACGATTGGCCGGGCAGCACCGAGACGTGGTCGGCGTAACCCTCCAACTCCCCCGGCCCGGCGGGATGGGTGAGCCGCCAGTGCTTGGCGCCGGGCTTGGCGTTCTCCGCGGTGATGTCCGCGGCCGGCACGGTGAGCAGCTTTCCCGCCTCGGCGGCGGGGTCCACACCCGGTCCGGCACTCGACCCGGGTGGCGCGGTGGCGACCACCGGGGTCGCGGAGGCGGCGCGAGCGGTACTGCCGCAGGCGGCCAGCAGAGCGACGGCGGCCAGCGCACCGACCGCGCGACGTGCTCGGGAAGGGATACCAGCGTGCATTGGGTCGCCTCGCGCTCTCGGCAATAAGCGGGGACGCGTCGACCCTAGGACAGGACAGATCAGCAGGCGGCAAACGCCGCGCCGTCCGGGTCGGCCGTGCAGCAGGCCGACCCGGACGGGTCTTGCTCAGCCCGGAATCAGGTCGTACCGGTCCGCGCCCATGACCTTGCCGAAGGCGGCCGCGAAGTCCTGCGCGAACCGCCCGGCCGCGTCGTCCTGCGCGTAGGCCTCGGCGATGGCCCGCAGGATCGAGTTCGACCCGAACACCAGGTCCGCCGCCGTGGCGGTCCCGACGGTCGCACCGTTGGCCATGTTCTTGCCCTCGAAGATGCCCTCGGCACTGGCCGACGGCGACCACAGGGTGTCCGCGTCGAGCAACCTGGTGAAGAACTCGTTGCTCAGCGTCCCGACCCGGTCGGTGAACACGCCGTGCTTGGACTGGCCGTGGTTGGCCCCGAGCACCCGCAGGCCGCCGACCAGCACGGTCATCTCCGTCGCGGTGAGGCCGAGCAGGTTGGCCCGGTCCACCAACCGCACCTCGGTCGGCACCTTGTCACCGGCGCGGTGGAAGTTGCGGAAGCCGTCGTCCTTGGGCTCCAGAACCGCGAAGGAGTCGACGTCGGTCTGCTCCTGCGCGGCGTCGGTGCGGCCCGGTTGGAACGGCACGGTGACCGTCTGCCCGCCCGCCTTGGCCGCCGACTCGACGGCCGCGCAGCCGGCCAGCACGATCAGGTCGGCCAGCGAGACCTTCTTGCCGCCCGAGGCGGACATGTTGAAGTCCTGCTGGATCTGCTCCAGGCCCTGCAGCACCTTGGCCAGCTCGGTGGGCTCGTTGACCTCCCAGTTGCGCTGCGGTTCCAGCCGGACCCGAGCACCGTTGGCGCCACCGCGCTTGTCGGTGCAGCGGAACGTCGCCGCCGACGCCCAGGCCGCGGACACCAACTGAGTGACCGTCAGACCGGAGCCGAGCACCTTCTCCTTCAGCAAGGAGATGTCCGAGGCGTTGATCAGCGCGTGGTCGACGGCCGGCACCGGGTCCTGCCAGATCTGGATCGGCGCCACCTCGGGCCCGAGGAGACGCGAGGCCGGGCCCATGTCGCGGTGCAGCAGCTTGTACCAGGCCTTGGCGAAGGCCTCGGCGAGCTGGTCGGGGTTGTCCTTGAACCGGCGCGAGATCGGCTCGTAGATCGGGTCCATCCGCAGCGCCATGTCGGCCGTGGTCATCATCGGCGCGTGCCGCTTGCTCGGGTCGTGCGCGTCGGGCACCAGCCCGTCACCGGTGGTGCCGACCGGCTTCCACTGGTTGGCGCCCGCCGGGCTCTTGGTCAGCTCCCACTCGAAGCCGAACAGCGTCTCGAAGAAGCTGGTGTCCCACGTCGTCGGCGTCGGGGTCCACGCCCCCTCGATGCCCGAGGTGACCGCGTCATAGCCGAGGCCGCTGCCGTTGGCGTTCTTCCAGCCCAGGCCCATGGCGTGCACGGGGCAGCCCTCGGGCTCCGGGCCCACCAGGTCCGGGTCGCCGTTGCCGTGCGCCTTGCCGAAGGTGTGACCACCGGCGATCAGCGCGACGGTCTCCTCGTCGTTCATGGCCATCCGAGCGAAGGTCTCGCGGATGTCGCGGCCGGACTTGACCGGGTCCGGGTTGCCGTTGGGCCCCTCCGGGTTGACGTAAATCAGGCCCATCTGGACCGCACCGAGCGGGCCCGCGAGGTCGCGATCGCC
This genomic window from Sporichthyaceae bacterium contains:
- a CDS encoding N,N-dimethylformamidase beta subunit family domain-containing protein, producing the protein MHAGIPSRARRAVGALAAVALLAACGSTARAASATPVVATAPPGSSAGPGVDPAAEAGKLLTVPAADITAENAKPGAKHWRLTHPAGPGELEGYADHVSVLPGQSFALYVSTTAAHFTVHAFRAGWYGGDRAREVWTSQPVAGEKQAPAKEIRATLTDYAPWKPSLTVTTTDWPAGSYLLRLDGDNGKQSWVPITVRTPSVAGRVVLIKEVTTEQAYNLWGGRSLYLGKDRTFGSRARAVSFDRPYGATNGAALFFHDELALVSLAERQAIPVAYATDIELDADQHYLDGARAVISEGHDEYWSRAMRATVRRGLDAGVNLAFFGANEVYRKIRFGPTALGDRRLEIDYKIVNEDPLFGKKGQEDLVTGNWRDQPAADPESTLAGSMYACFPGDNPMVIEDADSWIWAGAGVHNGQKLRGAVGIEYNHISLNWPTPRPIEILAHSPSTCDGRPSFADASYHVEPSGAGVFDAGTMRWVCALRHCGPKTDASSGPILSRATLNILRAFAVGPAGKTHPAKDFTKQNLAHPPVRGAVEPEEDTADVR
- the katG gene encoding catalase/peroxidase HPI; translation: MSESENPALSSPKPTQHNPQSNLDWWPNQVNVQMLNQHGPQSTPVGNDFNYAKAFQKLDVAAVKRDVTEVLTNSQSWWPADYGNYGPLFIRMAWHAAGTYRIEDGRGGGGAGQQRFAPLNSWPDNGNLDKARRLLWPVKKKHGDAISWADLLVLAGNVALEAMGFQTFGFAFGRPDVYEPEQVFWGPEDSWLGDERYSGDRDLAGPLGAVQMGLIYVNPEGPNGNPDPVKSGRDIRETFARMAMNDEETVALIAGGHTFGKAHGNGDPDLVGPEPEGCPVHAMGLGWKNANGSGLGYDAVTSGIEGAWTPTPTTWDTSFFETLFGFEWELTKSPAGANQWKPVGTTGDGLVPDAHDPSKRHAPMMTTADMALRMDPIYEPISRRFKDNPDQLAEAFAKAWYKLLHRDMGPASRLLGPEVAPIQIWQDPVPAVDHALINASDISLLKEKVLGSGLTVTQLVSAAWASAATFRCTDKRGGANGARVRLEPQRNWEVNEPTELAKVLQGLEQIQQDFNMSASGGKKVSLADLIVLAGCAAVESAAKAGGQTVTVPFQPGRTDAAQEQTDVDSFAVLEPKDDGFRNFHRAGDKVPTEVRLVDRANLLGLTATEMTVLVGGLRVLGANHGQSKHGVFTDRVGTLSNEFFTRLLDADTLWSPSASAEGIFEGKNMANGATVGTATAADLVFGSNSILRAIAEAYAQDDAAGRFAQDFAAAFGKVMGADRYDLIPG